One genomic window of Thermus thermamylovorans includes the following:
- a CDS encoding cytochrome c-type biogenesis protein: MGAWAQGEPPPDLSPEVFAIARELRCPVCQGESTAESNAGVAVEMRRIIAEMLAEGRTREEILAFFVERYGEWVLYEPPRRGITLWVWVLPFLGMGLLGLALLGYFRPKKALPPEVLEEAERRLREQET; the protein is encoded by the coding sequence ATGGGGGCGTGGGCCCAGGGGGAACCGCCCCCCGACCTCTCCCCGGAGGTGTTCGCCATCGCCCGGGAGCTGCGCTGCCCGGTCTGCCAGGGGGAGTCCACGGCGGAGTCCAACGCCGGGGTGGCGGTGGAGATGCGCCGCATCATCGCGGAGATGCTGGCGGAGGGCCGCACCCGGGAGGAGATCCTGGCCTTTTTCGTGGAGCGCTATGGGGAGTGGGTGCTCTACGAGCCACCGAGGCGGGGGATTACCCTTTGGGTTTGGGTTCTTCCCTTCCTGGGGATGGGGCTTTTGGGCCTGGCCCTTTTGGGTTACTTCCGCCCCAAGAAGGCCCTTCCTCCGGAGGTGCTGGAGGAGGCGGAGCGCCGCCTAAGGGAGCAGGAAACCTGA
- a CDS encoding TlpA family protein disulfide reductase, with the protein MRGWLWVLLVLGLGGLFLWGMQRDPRELPSVLAQERRPAPDFTLPLLPPYRGEWGETLRLADHLGQRPILLNFWASWCFPACYEEAPVLEEAWRRYRDRVLFLGVNVQDREADALRFVGQFGLTFPSVFDPRGRVGVDYGMYGVPETFVIDGEGRVMVRHAGAIDRFTLERYLQEVLR; encoded by the coding sequence CTGAGGGGCTGGCTCTGGGTGCTTCTGGTCCTGGGCCTGGGGGGGCTGTTCCTCTGGGGGATGCAGCGGGATCCCCGGGAGCTTCCCTCGGTCTTGGCCCAGGAGCGCCGCCCCGCCCCGGACTTCACCCTACCCCTCCTTCCCCCGTACCGGGGGGAGTGGGGGGAAACCCTGCGCCTGGCCGACCACCTGGGCCAAAGGCCCATCCTCCTCAACTTCTGGGCCAGCTGGTGCTTCCCCGCCTGCTACGAGGAGGCCCCGGTCCTGGAGGAGGCTTGGCGGCGTTACCGCGACCGCGTCCTCTTCCTGGGGGTGAACGTCCAGGACCGGGAGGCCGATGCCCTGCGCTTTGTGGGCCAGTTCGGCCTCACCTTCCCCAGCGTCTTCGACCCCCGGGGCCGGGTGGGGGTGGACTACGGGATGTACGGGGTGCCCGAGACCTTCGTCATCGACGGGGAGGGCCGGGTGATGGTCCGGCACGCGGGGGCCATCGACCGTTTTACCCTGGAGCGCTACCTGCAGGAGGTGCTGCGGTGA